A section of the Alkalihalobacillus sp. LMS39 genome encodes:
- a CDS encoding sigma-70 family RNA polymerase sigma factor — MEQLVVQAKKGNSEAFYELMILNKEKLYRIALSYLRNEQEALEALQEVTYRAFKQIKKLKQPSYFSTWLIRILINYCIDEQKKKGKVITFAEVEQPSYQDNHALTLDVQIQITKLRSEYQHVLILRYFQDLTIPEIARVLEKPEGTIKTWIHQAINELKGQWKEGDLRA, encoded by the coding sequence ATGGAGCAATTAGTCGTCCAAGCGAAAAAAGGGAATTCGGAAGCCTTTTATGAACTCATGATATTGAACAAAGAAAAGCTATACCGGATAGCGCTCTCCTATTTAAGAAATGAACAAGAGGCCTTAGAAGCATTGCAAGAGGTAACATATCGGGCGTTTAAACAAATTAAAAAGCTAAAACAACCTTCATACTTTTCCACGTGGCTTATCCGAATTTTAATTAATTATTGCATTGATGAACAAAAGAAAAAAGGCAAAGTAATCACGTTTGCTGAGGTTGAACAACCAAGTTATCAAGACAACCATGCTTTAACACTAGATGTTCAAATTCAAATTACAAAGCTTAGAAGTGAATATCAACATGTTCTCATTCTTCGTTACTTTCAGGACTTAACGATTCCAGAAATAGCAAGAGTGCTAGAAAAACCTGAAGGAACGATAAAAACATGGATTCACCAAGCCATAAATGAACTAAAAGGACAATGGAAGGAAGGTGACTTACGTGCCTAA
- a CDS encoding DUF4179 domain-containing protein, which translates to MPNDKEREMLEIAAKLNQQSLPANINHFIQAGLYKATKEKKRKRQQKWVLLTASFFLLIMVTSIRVSPTFAAFVSEVPGGKWLVELVHYDKGLQVAIEHDYAIPLGVSDEHDGIKVTVEGMTIDEARLVLFYSIENKAGYSHLSFGEQFSISPDSFIAGLSYGGFSDIEKEEVVYGTIDINIRNADEIPEQLEIKSGMAVEHKTKEGKSDSIWEFVIPVEKEAFLAKKETYKIDETVLFAEQTIVIEQATIHPTLMSLELTIPESNSKHLFSFEEISVVNEKGDRWKPLTNGVVGKEDGEKKTLYMESSYFAKAKELYLEVTRIRALDKKDAKVTVNLKEGKIIAGPDAISLVDVENHSSYSNLIFHVEYDEFYDREGQFSIFGHSVQDKNGKEIGSVEGWSMAYTENPLVVKHSFPVTHNGEEDIIMIELSDYPERIEDTMRVRLK; encoded by the coding sequence GTGCCTAATGACAAAGAACGTGAAATGCTTGAAATCGCGGCAAAGTTAAATCAACAATCGCTACCAGCCAATATCAATCATTTTATTCAAGCAGGACTATACAAAGCAACGAAAGAAAAAAAGAGAAAAAGACAACAGAAATGGGTATTGCTAACGGCGAGTTTCTTCCTATTAATAATGGTGACGTCAATTCGTGTATCTCCAACATTTGCAGCTTTTGTAAGTGAAGTTCCTGGTGGTAAATGGTTAGTCGAACTTGTTCATTACGACAAAGGCTTGCAAGTCGCCATTGAACATGATTATGCAATTCCTCTTGGTGTGAGTGATGAGCATGATGGAATTAAGGTAACGGTGGAAGGGATGACAATTGATGAGGCGAGGTTAGTGTTGTTTTATTCGATTGAAAATAAAGCGGGATATTCCCATCTATCATTTGGGGAACAATTTTCAATATCACCAGACTCTTTTATCGCTGGACTAAGCTACGGTGGATTTTCTGATATTGAAAAGGAAGAAGTGGTGTATGGAACAATTGATATTAATATTCGCAATGCTGATGAAATCCCAGAGCAATTGGAGATCAAAAGCGGGATGGCAGTAGAACACAAAACGAAAGAGGGAAAAAGTGACTCGATTTGGGAGTTTGTGATTCCGGTTGAGAAAGAAGCATTTTTAGCGAAAAAAGAGACATATAAAATAGATGAAACAGTTTTATTTGCAGAGCAGACGATTGTGATTGAACAAGCCACAATCCATCCTACATTAATGAGTTTAGAGTTAACAATACCAGAATCGAATTCCAAACATTTGTTTTCCTTTGAGGAGATAAGTGTAGTCAATGAAAAAGGAGACCGATGGAAACCTTTAACGAATGGTGTTGTAGGAAAAGAAGATGGTGAGAAGAAAACATTGTACATGGAAAGTAGTTATTTTGCGAAGGCAAAAGAGCTTTATTTAGAAGTAACTCGAATTCGCGCATTAGACAAGAAAGATGCAAAGGTTACCGTGAACTTGAAAGAAGGAAAAATAATAGCCGGACCTGATGCCATTTCTCTCGTTGATGTAGAGAATCATTCTTCATATTCCAATTTAATTTTTCATGTAGAGTATGATGAGTTTTATGATAGAGAAGGTCAGTTTAGTATTTTTGGACATTCAGTTCAAGATAAAAACGGAAAAGAGATAGGAAGTGTTGAAGGCTGGTCAATGGCATACACTGAAAATCCATTAGTCGTAAAACATTCATTTCCTGTTACCCACAATGGTGAAGAAGACATTATTATGATTGAACTTAGTGATTATCCTGAGCGAATTGAGGATACAATGCGAGTCCGTCTTAAATAG
- a CDS encoding helix-turn-helix transcriptional regulator translates to MKNRMKQLRQENGISQERMAEMLGVSRQTIISIEKGRYNPSLPLAIQIARCFNTNVEQVFLLEDEDE, encoded by the coding sequence ATGAAAAATCGAATGAAACAATTAAGGCAGGAAAATGGAATTTCTCAGGAACGAATGGCAGAAATGTTAGGGGTGTCTCGGCAAACAATCATCTCAATTGAAAAAGGCCGTTACAATCCTTCATTACCACTCGCTATTCAAATTGCTCGTTGTTTTAACACAAATGTAGAACAAGTTTTTCTTTTAGAAGATGAAGATGAGTAG
- a CDS encoding ectoine synthase — protein sequence MKVVKLTDIIGTDQDIEGGNWNSRRLILKKDGMGYSVHDTIIRAGTETHIWYQNHLEAVYCIEGEGEVVTLKDNKVHPISKDTLYALDEHDEHLLRAKTDMRMVCVFNPPITGREVHDENGVYPVDED from the coding sequence ATGAAAGTAGTAAAACTAACAGATATTATTGGAACAGACCAAGATATTGAAGGCGGTAATTGGAATAGTCGACGCTTAATTTTAAAGAAAGATGGAATGGGTTACTCTGTCCATGATACGATTATCCGTGCTGGGACTGAAACTCATATTTGGTACCAAAATCACTTAGAAGCCGTATACTGCATTGAAGGTGAAGGCGAAGTTGTCACATTAAAAGACAATAAAGTTCACCCTATCTCAAAAGATACATTATATGCGCTTGATGAGCATGATGAGCACCTATTACGTGCTAAAACAGATATGAGAATGGTATGTGTATTTAACCCGCCAATTACAGGTCGTGAAGTTCATGATGAAAATGGCGTTTATCCTGTAGATGAAGATTAA
- the ectB gene encoding diaminobutyrate--2-oxoglutarate transaminase, whose amino-acid sequence MNTNDLSIFEKLESEVRSYVRSFPKVFNKAKGYKIWDEAGTEYIDFFAGAGALNYGHNDPKMKAKLVDYILNDGIAHSLDKATTAKAEFLTKFNDVILKPRNLEYKVMFPGPTGTNTVESALKLARKVTGRTDVISFTNGFHGMTIGSLSVTGNSFKRKGAGIPLQHVVTMPYDNFVNEDLDTLEYLERFLEDNGSGVAIPAAMILETVQGEGGINAARFEWLKRVEDICKRWGILLIIDDVQAGVGRTGTFFSFEEAGISPDIICLSKSIGGYGLPLALTLFKPKYDIWEPGEHNGTFRGNNMAFVTATEALTYWEDASFEKEVKEKSQKITAFLENIVKKYPEIKGEVRGRGFMQGIASNVDGFASKVAKEAFERGLIMETSGPKDEVFKLFPPITIDNEGLEKGFSIIEESVKALVNSKEPVIS is encoded by the coding sequence ATGAATACAAACGACCTAAGCATTTTTGAAAAATTAGAATCAGAAGTACGTAGTTATGTTCGAAGCTTTCCAAAAGTATTTAACAAAGCAAAAGGGTATAAAATCTGGGACGAAGCAGGAACAGAATATATTGACTTTTTTGCTGGAGCTGGAGCCCTAAATTACGGACATAATGACCCGAAAATGAAAGCAAAACTCGTTGACTATATTTTAAATGATGGTATTGCCCATTCTTTAGATAAAGCAACAACAGCAAAAGCTGAGTTTTTAACAAAGTTTAATGATGTCATTCTTAAGCCGCGTAATCTGGAATACAAAGTAATGTTTCCAGGACCAACAGGAACAAACACGGTCGAAAGTGCGTTAAAATTAGCAAGAAAAGTAACAGGTAGAACTGATGTGATTAGTTTTACAAATGGATTCCACGGTATGACAATTGGTTCATTGTCAGTAACAGGAAATTCATTCAAACGAAAAGGTGCAGGTATTCCGTTACAGCATGTTGTAACAATGCCATATGATAATTTCGTGAATGAAGATCTCGACACTCTGGAGTATCTCGAACGTTTCTTAGAAGACAATGGTAGCGGAGTTGCAATTCCAGCAGCCATGATTCTCGAGACAGTCCAAGGTGAGGGCGGCATCAATGCAGCTAGATTCGAGTGGCTAAAACGTGTAGAAGACATTTGTAAACGTTGGGGTATCCTTCTCATCATTGATGATGTGCAAGCTGGCGTTGGCCGTACAGGGACTTTCTTTTCTTTTGAAGAAGCTGGTATTTCTCCTGACATCATTTGTTTATCAAAATCCATTGGTGGCTATGGCTTACCGTTAGCACTAACATTATTCAAGCCAAAATATGATATTTGGGAGCCAGGTGAGCATAACGGAACATTCCGTGGAAATAACATGGCTTTCGTTACAGCAACAGAAGCTCTTACGTATTGGGAAGATGCTTCATTTGAAAAAGAAGTAAAAGAAAAATCACAAAAAATCACAGCTTTCTTAGAAAACATCGTAAAAAAATATCCTGAAATTAAAGGTGAAGTTCGCGGACGTGGTTTCATGCAAGGAATCGCTTCGAATGTTGATGGTTTTGCGAGTAAAGTCGCAAAAGAAGCATTTGAACGAGGATTAATCATGGAAACATCTGGACCAAAAGATGAAGTCTTTAAATTATTCCCTCCGATAACGATCGATAACGAAGGGTTAGAAAAAGGATTTTCCATCATTGAGGAAAGTGTAAAAGCATTAGTAAATAGTAAAGAACCTGTTATTTCCTAA
- the ectA gene encoding diaminobutyrate acetyltransferase — protein MNGNTTTVTPLTIEKPTVEDGAAMWELVKNSTLDLNSSYKYIMMCEFFAETCVVAKEDDKVVGFVTAFIPPERQDVVFVWQVGVDASQRGKGVASKLLHELLSREACKDVRYLEATVTPTNQASQSLFRRIARDFNTDCSVYDCFPEELFPGDDHEAELTFRVGPIEK, from the coding sequence ATGAATGGAAATACAACAACCGTAACCCCTCTAACCATTGAAAAACCAACTGTAGAAGACGGGGCAGCAATGTGGGAACTCGTGAAAAATTCCACATTAGACTTAAATTCATCTTATAAATACATTATGATGTGTGAATTTTTTGCTGAAACGTGTGTCGTTGCAAAAGAAGATGACAAAGTTGTTGGGTTTGTCACTGCTTTCATCCCTCCTGAACGCCAAGACGTCGTATTCGTATGGCAAGTTGGTGTCGATGCTTCACAACGTGGTAAAGGAGTCGCTTCAAAACTCTTACATGAACTGCTTTCTCGAGAAGCGTGTAAAGATGTCCGTTATTTAGAAGCTACTGTAACTCCGACAAATCAAGCTTCCCAATCATTATTCCGTCGAATCGCTCGTGATTTTAACACAGATTGCTCGGTATATGATTGCTTCCCTGAAGAGTTATTCCCAGGTGATGACCATGAAGCTGAATTGACATTCCGTGTTGGGCCAATCGAAAAATAA
- a CDS encoding YfhD family protein yields the protein MDKKKNKKEAPAIQGAYDEVEYSAELADADDIEANERAAAADRRAQNRKDS from the coding sequence ATGGATAAAAAGAAAAATAAAAAAGAAGCTCCTGCTATCCAAGGTGCTTATGATGAAGTTGAATACTCAGCTGAATTAGCCGATGCTGATGATATTGAAGCAAATGAACGAGCAGCCGCAGCTGACAGAAGAGCGCAAAACCGTAAAGACAGTTAA
- a CDS encoding YfhE family protein, with the protein MERKKRDRDNNKTTLKKAQEVTYQSDFKAADRAARK; encoded by the coding sequence ATGGAAAGAAAAAAACGTGACCGAGACAATAATAAAACAACTTTAAAAAAAGCCCAAGAAGTAACTTATCAATCCGACTTTAAAGCTGCTGATCGCGCAGCACGAAAATAA
- a CDS encoding GNAT family N-acetyltransferase, which translates to MLKKRDIADCHVLYDLLVDPAVFPFVRQKASSYDEFVFLTKQTIEAEERGELISRTILDEWGNPIGTINLFDIQHSSGFLGTWIGKPYFGKGYNSVAKDAFFEELFFELDVQTVFMRIRKENIRSQKAALKLPYCTMANELRHDLYEQLNKNEVIYDLFQIEKDQYHLHMMRNQTQFDETEAKEA; encoded by the coding sequence ATGTTGAAAAAAAGGGACATTGCCGATTGCCATGTGTTATATGACTTATTAGTTGACCCAGCTGTTTTTCCATTTGTTCGTCAAAAGGCATCATCTTATGATGAGTTTGTCTTTTTAACAAAACAAACGATCGAAGCTGAAGAACGAGGCGAGTTAATTTCGAGAACAATCCTAGATGAGTGGGGTAATCCAATCGGGACGATTAACTTGTTTGATATTCAACATTCATCTGGTTTTTTAGGGACGTGGATTGGAAAACCATACTTTGGCAAAGGATATAACTCCGTTGCAAAAGATGCCTTCTTTGAAGAGTTGTTTTTTGAACTAGACGTTCAAACTGTTTTTATGCGAATACGAAAAGAAAATATTCGCTCGCAAAAAGCAGCTTTAAAATTACCGTACTGTACGATGGCGAATGAATTACGGCATGATTTATATGAACAATTAAATAAAAATGAAGTGATTTATGATTTATTTCAAATTGAAAAAGACCAATATCATCTTCATATGATGAGAAATCAAACACAATTTGATGAAACCGAGGCAAAAGAAGCATAG
- a CDS encoding TIGR01777 family oxidoreductase codes for MNIAIAGGTGLIGRALTKYFIEKGHTVFVLTRNPRPNEHNIQYIKWLTDDSHPERELKPLDAFINLAGESLNSGRWTKKKKEEIINSRVESTQEAISLMSKLEQLPSVFINSSGISYYGASFDAIFTEASETISSQGFLTDVAYLWEKEAKAAEALGVRTVIARTGVVLDKQQGALPKMVLPYRLLAGGTIGSGKQWISWIHLHDVVRLFEFVIQHKEMDGPVNFTSPYPVTMKEFGKTISNVLHRPHWLPVPGVAFKLILGEMSTLLLDGQKVLPDKAKSHGFSFEYPELSTALQGIYS; via the coding sequence ATGAACATTGCAATCGCTGGAGGAACAGGGCTAATTGGACGTGCTTTAACAAAATACTTTATCGAGAAAGGACATACCGTGTTTGTTTTAACGAGAAATCCAAGGCCAAACGAACATAACATTCAATATATAAAATGGTTAACCGATGATAGCCACCCCGAACGCGAGCTGAAACCTCTAGATGCTTTTATCAATCTTGCTGGGGAATCATTAAACTCTGGTAGGTGGACCAAAAAGAAAAAAGAAGAAATCATCAATAGTCGTGTTGAATCAACACAAGAGGCGATTTCACTCATGAGTAAACTAGAACAACTGCCATCAGTTTTTATTAATTCATCAGGAATTAGTTATTATGGTGCTTCCTTTGATGCTATTTTTACAGAAGCTTCAGAAACGATTTCTTCGCAAGGCTTTTTAACCGATGTTGCTTACCTTTGGGAAAAAGAAGCAAAAGCCGCTGAAGCTTTAGGCGTTCGCACGGTCATTGCTAGAACCGGAGTTGTTTTGGATAAACAACAAGGAGCACTACCTAAAATGGTTCTCCCCTATCGTTTACTTGCAGGAGGTACGATTGGAAGTGGCAAACAGTGGATTTCATGGATTCACCTCCACGATGTCGTTCGTCTTTTTGAATTTGTCATACAACATAAAGAAATGGATGGACCTGTCAACTTCACATCACCCTATCCTGTCACAATGAAGGAATTCGGAAAAACCATATCCAATGTGCTTCATCGCCCCCATTGGCTACCTGTGCCAGGGGTCGCATTTAAGCTAATATTAGGTGAAATGAGTACACTATTATTAGATGGGCAAAAAGTATTACCTGACAAAGCAAAAAGTCACGGTTTTTCGTTTGAATATCCAGAGTTATCAACGGCTTTACAAGGTATTTATTCCTAG
- a CDS encoding SDR family NAD(P)-dependent oxidoreductase: MTKDIQVAVITGAASGIGRACAIRLASNGLYVGLLDLNESEAVKVQSTIEQHGGKALFIQCNIAKGEDVQQAFNKVMSEWGKVDVVCANAGIAGTLSPIESMSEEEWDTTMSVNVKGTFLTVKHAIPHLKMQGGSIIITSSVSGNRMFSQAGFAAYSTSKASQVAFMKMAALELAKYKIRVNAICPGAIETNIGESIEASPSVKNIEIPISFPEGDQPLEHGPGQPEQVADLVEFLASPESAHITGTEIYIDGGESLLRG; this comes from the coding sequence ATGACGAAAGATATACAAGTAGCTGTCATTACTGGGGCAGCTTCTGGAATAGGTCGTGCTTGTGCGATTCGTTTAGCATCAAACGGTCTGTATGTTGGGCTACTGGATTTGAATGAGTCTGAAGCTGTGAAGGTTCAATCTACAATTGAACAACATGGAGGAAAAGCACTCTTTATTCAATGTAATATCGCAAAGGGCGAAGATGTTCAACAAGCCTTTAATAAGGTTATGTCGGAATGGGGAAAAGTAGATGTCGTTTGTGCCAATGCCGGTATTGCTGGAACACTGTCTCCGATTGAATCGATGAGTGAGGAAGAATGGGATACAACGATGTCGGTTAATGTGAAAGGGACATTTTTAACCGTCAAACATGCGATTCCTCATTTGAAAATGCAAGGCGGGTCAATCATCATTACAAGCTCTGTTAGTGGGAACCGAATGTTTTCTCAAGCCGGGTTTGCTGCGTATAGTACTTCAAAAGCGAGTCAAGTCGCGTTTATGAAAATGGCTGCACTAGAGTTAGCGAAGTATAAAATTAGAGTGAATGCGATTTGTCCAGGTGCGATTGAAACGAATATTGGTGAAAGTATTGAAGCATCACCGAGTGTAAAAAACATAGAAATACCAATTTCTTTTCCTGAAGGTGACCAACCATTAGAGCATGGTCCAGGTCAACCTGAACAAGTGGCTGACTTAGTGGAGTTTTTAGCTTCTCCCGAGTCTGCTCATATCACAGGAACTGAAATTTATATTGATGGAGGAGAATCTCTACTCCGCGGGTAA
- a CDS encoding alpha-N-arabinofuranosidase codes for MTMKKASMVIDKQFIISEVDKRIYGSFIEHLGRAVYGGIYEPTHPKADEHGFRQDVVELVQGLQVPIVRYPGGNMVSAYNWEDGVGPKEERPRRLELAWRTIETNEVGTNEFIDWAQKVGTEVMMAVNLGTRGIDAARNFIEYCNHPGGTYWSDLRKQHGYEQPHAIKTWCLGNEMDGPWQIGHKTADEYGRLAVETAKAMRLVDPTIELVACGSSHSKMPTFPEWEAITLDHTYEHVDYISLHQYFANPDNDSANYLAGALQMDSFIKTVISTCDYIKAKKRSKKQINLSFDEWNVWYHSHGDTRKIEPWTIAPPQLEDHYNFEDALLVGSLLITFLKHADRVKVACLAQLVNVIAPIMTENNGAAWKQTIYYPYMHASLYGRGLSLQPVISSPLFDTKDFTDVPYIDSAVVYNEELEEVTIFIINRHLEESVHLNCDVRSFEDYNVIEHLVLEHDDLKAVNTKHKQTVKPHSNGKATIKDGTLETLVSHLSWNVIRMKK; via the coding sequence ATGACAATGAAAAAAGCATCAATGGTCATTGATAAACAATTTATCATATCCGAAGTTGATAAACGAATTTATGGCTCGTTTATTGAGCATTTAGGAAGAGCGGTTTATGGGGGAATATATGAACCGACTCATCCGAAAGCAGATGAGCATGGGTTTAGGCAGGATGTCGTTGAGCTCGTTCAAGGATTACAAGTTCCGATTGTTCGCTATCCCGGTGGAAATATGGTGTCTGCTTATAATTGGGAAGATGGAGTTGGGCCGAAAGAAGAAAGACCGAGAAGACTGGAGTTAGCATGGCGCACAATTGAAACGAATGAAGTTGGTACAAATGAATTTATAGATTGGGCACAGAAAGTAGGAACGGAAGTAATGATGGCCGTGAACCTTGGCACTCGTGGAATTGATGCGGCAAGAAATTTCATTGAATATTGCAATCACCCTGGTGGCACGTACTGGAGTGATTTACGGAAGCAACACGGATATGAACAACCACATGCGATTAAAACATGGTGTTTAGGAAATGAAATGGACGGACCATGGCAAATCGGTCATAAAACAGCAGATGAGTATGGACGGCTTGCGGTAGAAACAGCTAAAGCAATGAGGCTTGTTGATCCAACGATTGAATTAGTGGCGTGCGGGAGCTCCCATTCGAAAATGCCGACATTCCCAGAGTGGGAAGCGATAACCCTAGATCATACATATGAACATGTCGATTATATTTCACTACATCAATACTTTGCGAATCCCGATAATGATTCAGCGAATTATTTAGCGGGGGCCCTACAAATGGATAGTTTTATTAAAACCGTAATTTCTACATGTGATTATATAAAGGCAAAGAAACGAAGTAAAAAGCAAATAAATTTAAGCTTTGATGAGTGGAATGTTTGGTATCATTCACATGGCGATACAAGAAAAATTGAACCGTGGACAATTGCCCCACCCCAACTAGAGGACCATTATAATTTTGAAGATGCATTATTAGTTGGAAGCTTGCTTATCACATTTTTAAAACATGCAGACCGAGTGAAAGTTGCTTGTTTAGCCCAGTTAGTCAATGTTATCGCACCAATAATGACGGAAAATAATGGGGCAGCATGGAAACAAACGATTTATTATCCTTATATGCATGCCTCGCTTTATGGGAGAGGTCTATCACTGCAGCCGGTGATTTCATCGCCTCTGTTTGATACGAAAGATTTTACGGATGTGCCCTATATTGATAGTGCCGTCGTTTATAATGAAGAACTTGAAGAAGTCACTATTTTTATTATCAATCGCCATTTAGAAGAAAGTGTTCACTTGAATTGTGATGTTCGTAGTTTTGAAGACTATAATGTTATCGAACATCTTGTTTTAGAACATGATGACTTAAAAGCAGTGAATACAAAGCATAAACAAACGGTAAAACCACATTCAAACGGAAAAGCAACTATAAAGGACGGAACACTCGAGACGCTTGTTAGCCATCTATCATGGAACGTAATCCGCATGAAAAAATAA
- a CDS encoding DeoR/GlpR family DNA-binding transcription regulator, which translates to MMSGGFQMLAVERYEKIMAELQENKIIKVSELSASLAVTEKTIRVDLETLEKQGLLKRIHGGAVLPEKETRIFPIDERQSMRSDVKLAIAKEAIKTVKPNETILMDGGSTTQALANLLGEIPVTVITNDIKIANTLLAKEKVQLLVLGGTSIHPTSSLYGVEAIEKLKRIRVNRLFFGTTGVSIEHGLTVLHSLHAEWKRQILLCADYITLLTDSSKFDKVGFIQFANINELDEIITDENINPLIYKELQAKNVKVSVTSL; encoded by the coding sequence ATGATGAGTGGAGGCTTTCAAATGTTAGCAGTAGAGCGCTATGAAAAAATAATGGCTGAGCTTCAAGAAAATAAAATTATAAAAGTATCAGAATTAAGTGCAAGCCTAGCAGTAACTGAAAAAACAATTCGAGTGGATTTAGAAACGTTAGAAAAACAAGGATTGTTAAAACGAATTCACGGAGGCGCGGTTTTACCCGAAAAGGAAACACGAATTTTTCCAATAGATGAACGCCAATCCATGCGAAGTGATGTGAAGCTTGCCATTGCAAAAGAAGCGATTAAAACCGTGAAACCTAATGAGACGATTTTAATGGATGGAGGCAGTACAACACAAGCGTTAGCTAATCTTTTAGGGGAGATTCCCGTAACCGTTATTACAAATGATATAAAAATCGCCAATACACTTTTAGCGAAAGAAAAAGTCCAATTGCTCGTTCTTGGCGGGACGAGTATTCATCCGACTTCTTCCCTTTATGGAGTAGAAGCGATTGAAAAACTAAAGCGAATTCGTGTAAATCGTCTATTTTTTGGAACGACAGGTGTATCGATTGAACATGGTTTAACGGTCTTACATAGTTTGCATGCAGAATGGAAACGGCAAATTTTATTATGTGCTGATTATATTACGTTATTAACAGACTCATCAAAGTTCGATAAAGTAGGTTTTATTCAATTTGCTAACATTAATGAACTTGATGAAATCATTACAGATGAAAATATCAATCCATTAATTTATAAGGAGTTACAAGCTAAAAACGTAAAAGTTAGTGTTACTTCTTTATAA
- the kduD gene encoding 2-dehydro-3-deoxy-D-gluconate 5-dehydrogenase KduD: protein MEKSFSLQGKVALVTGAGRGLGQGMTVGLAEAGADIIGVGYAPMPETQEIVEALGRRFIPIQADLSKEDAVATVVSKSLTYVDKIDILVNNAGIIRRNEAENFSDEDWNDVIDVNLHAVFKMCREVGKHMLESGSGKIINIASMLSFQGGLRVPSYTASKHAVAGLTKSFANEWSGRGINVNAIAPGYMVTDNTAQLRANEERNAYITSRIPQGEWGTPEDLKGPIVFLSSDASRYVNGHILCVDGGWMSS, encoded by the coding sequence ATGGAAAAGTCCTTTTCATTACAAGGAAAAGTTGCTTTAGTAACAGGAGCAGGACGAGGATTAGGGCAAGGGATGACTGTAGGACTAGCTGAAGCAGGTGCAGATATTATTGGAGTAGGCTATGCACCAATGCCGGAAACACAAGAAATAGTGGAAGCACTTGGTCGTCGTTTTATTCCGATTCAAGCTGACTTATCAAAAGAGGACGCTGTGGCAACAGTTGTGAGTAAATCTCTTACATATGTAGATAAAATTGATATTTTAGTGAATAATGCTGGCATTATTAGAAGAAATGAAGCGGAAAACTTCTCAGACGAAGATTGGAACGACGTGATTGATGTAAATCTTCATGCTGTATTTAAAATGTGTCGAGAAGTTGGCAAGCATATGCTTGAAAGTGGCTCAGGAAAAATTATTAATATTGCTTCCATGTTATCGTTCCAAGGCGGACTTCGAGTTCCTTCCTATACAGCGAGTAAACACGCTGTAGCAGGATTAACGAAATCATTTGCTAATGAATGGTCTGGTCGAGGAATAAATGTAAACGCTATCGCGCCGGGCTATATGGTGACTGACAATACAGCACAATTACGGGCAAATGAAGAAAGAAATGCATATATCACTTCTCGAATTCCACAAGGAGAATGGGGAACACCTGAAGATTTAAAAGGACCAATTGTGTTTTTATCTTCTGACGCTTCTCGTTATGTGAATGGTCATATTTTATGTGTTGACGGTGGATGGATGAGTTCTTAA